In the Pogoniulus pusillus isolate bPogPus1 chromosome 4, bPogPus1.pri, whole genome shotgun sequence genome, one interval contains:
- the MANSC1 gene encoding MANSC domain-containing protein 1 — protein MSPGRSWWPVCLVVTICGMAGPALGAECSAQKMENSIIDINLSLPRGVRGAEPLHAPSPAACVHACCSGEKFSGDKKCNLLIFDARRTSTQPNCYLFYCPSTEACPMKPATGLVSYKITRDTPVPEDPSFKSEYFSSDGHSLSSDVGAFIPPGQPGHQNPAVAVFHHESELQNHMGKQLDHSQFRTVLPQSQRAKHLERLDPIPRQNLPPNMSSAVPIGTLFDLFPTTQSRSPELSSTAPAPLPTSATQLQSRTTSLPTDDPKSTALTTTRATFVPTGTTEAKPGLPATHIAVTHVLLSSPTTTSFITKQVTTNSRSATALSGRKTSAIPAEPTVVFFNHTSHAPLLPSDFTLSTKDSLTSSQNNPERYDPSDSESYLLESILRRKGVIQLGEESSLIAALLFGVIFLLLVIVLTGKKMYESLQKSHYTRLDYLINGMYADV, from the exons ATGTCTCCCGGTcgcagctggtggccagtgtGCTTGGTGGTGACCATCTGCGGGATggctggacctgccctgggtgcagaGTGCTCCGCGCAGAAGATGGAGAACAGTATTATCGATATCAACTTATCTCTGCCTAGAGGCGTCAGGGGCGCGGAGCCGCTGCACGCCCCAAGCCCGGCGGCTTGCGTTCACGCCTGCTGCTCGGGGGAAAAGTTCTCAG GAGACAAAAAGTGTAATCTATTGATTTTTGATGCTCGAAGGACAAGCACGCAGCCAAACTGTTACCTGTTTTACTGCCCTAGTACAGAGGCTTGTCCTATGAAACCTGCAACAGGACTCGTCAGCTACAAGATAACTAGAG ACACTCCTGTCCCAGAGGATCCATCCTTCAAAAGTGAGTATTTCTCTTCAGATGGGCATTCTTTGTCTTCGGATGTTGGAGCCTTTAtacctcctggccagcctggcCACCAGAATCCTGCTGTTGCTGTCTTTCATCATGAATCAGAACTCCAGAACCACATGGGCAAGCAGTTAGACCACAGCCAATTTCGCACGGTTCTTCCTCAGTCTCAAAGGGCAAAGCATCTTGAGCGCTTAGACCCTATTCCAAGGCAGAACTTGCCACCAAATATGTCTTCTGCTGTTCCAATTGGAACCCTCTTTGATTTGTTCCCTACCACTCAGTCTAGATCTCCTGAACTCAGCAgtactgctcctgctcctctgcccacaAGTGCCACTCAACTGCAATCTCGTACAACATCTCTGCCTACTGATGATCCTAAATCTACTGCTCTCACCACCACCAGAGCTACCTTTGTACCTACTGGGACCACTGAAGCTAAGCCTGGTCTCCCAGCCACCCACATTGCTGTTACTCATGTTCTTCTTTCCAGTCCCACAACTACTTCTTTTATAACCAAGCAGGTCACCACAAATTCCAGATCTGCTACTGCCCTGTCAGGGCGAAAAACTTCAGCCATCCCTGCTGAGCCAACAGTTGTATTTTTCAACCATACCAGTCatgctcctctcctcccttcagaTTTCACTCTGTCTACTAAAGATTCCCTCACATCTTCCCAAAACAACCCTGAGCGTTATGACCCATCTGACTCAGAAAGCTACCTGCTAGAGAGTATTCTGAGAAGGAAAGGTGTTattcagctgggagaagaaagcagcCTTATAGCAGCTTTGCTTTTTGGGGTGATATTCTTATTGCTAGTTATTGTACTGACAGGGAAGAAAATGTATGAATCTCTTCAGAAGAGTCATTATACCAGGTTGGATTACTTGATCAATGGAATGTATGCTGATGTGTGA